In a genomic window of Glycine max cultivar Williams 82 chromosome 13, Glycine_max_v4.0, whole genome shotgun sequence:
- the LOC100775324 gene encoding TMV resistance protein N: MSEPKIRDVLISCAEDTHQGFVGHLFKSLTDLGFSVKVVSGDHRDLKEEEIECFRVFIIVFSHHYATSSSRLDKLTEIINKYGAAEDRRIFPFFFEVEPNHVRFQSGSFEIAFDSHANRVESECLQRWKITLKKVTDFSGWSFNRSEKTYQYQVIEKIVQKVSDHVACSVGLHCRVEKVNDLLKSESDDTVRVLVYGESGIGKTTVVRGVCRSNGGKFAYYCFLEKVGENLRNHGSRHLIRMLFSKIIGDNDSEFGTEEILRKKGKQLGKSLLVFEDIFDQEQLEYIVKVASDCFSFNSKVIITAEKNCFLKCPEIEIYEVERLTKQESTDLFILKAFNCRNPKIKHLKIITQAVTMAPWVPYTLELIASYFREKSAEHCQRILDEYEKIPNEKKKQVIVQMIFDALSCDQKKMLIHIAYNLIGQEKAIVEDRLHRLFGVWAKDGIDMLLHKSLVKIDEQGQVTMHHLTHNMVKDMEYGKKEDQPASNYGSMCDLMELDKNGYVMEEIQPSSNDYEPMEYEYQNCSTSSS, from the exons ATGTCGGAACCCAAGATACGTGATGTGCTGATCAGCTGCGCCGAAGACACACACCAAGGTTTTGTGGGCCATCTCTTTAAATCTCTCACAGATCTCGGATTCTCCGTGAAGGTAGTCTCAGGAGACCATCGGGATCTTAAGGAAGAGGAAATTGAATGCTTCAGGGTTTTCATTATTGTTTTTTCCCATCACTATGCAACTTCTTCATCTCGCTTGGATAAACTTACCGAGATCATAAATAAGTACGGTGCGGCAGAAGATCGAcgcatttttccatttttcttcgAGGTGGAACCGAATCATGTACGGTTTCAAAGTGGTAGTTTTGAAATAGCTTTTGATTCTCATGCCAACCGTGTGGAGTCTGAGTGTTTACAGAGGTGGAAAATTACTCTGAAAAAAGTAACTGATTTTTCTGGCTGGAGTTTCAATCG GTCCGAGAAAACATATCAATACCAGGTTATTGAGAAAATAGTTCAAAAGGTCTCTGACCATGTTGCTTGCTCAGTTGGATTACATTGTCGAGTGGAGAAAGTTAATGATCTTTTGAAATCTGAATCTGACGATACAGTGAGGGTTTTGGTATATGGAGAATCTGGAATAGGCAAAACAACTGTAGTTCGTGGAGTTTGTCGTTCCAATGGGGGGAAATTTGCCTATTATTGCTTTCTTGAGAAGGTGGGAGAAAATTTAAGGAATCATGGATCAAGACATCTCATAAGGATGCTTTTCTCTAAAATAATTGGTGACAATGATAGTGAGTTTGGAACTGAAGAAATATTAcggaaaaagggaaaacaacTGGGAaagtctcttttggtttttgaaGACATTTTTGATCAAGAGCAGTTGGAATACATTGTTAAAGTAGCATCAGACTGCTTTAGTTTCAACTCCAAAGTCATTATTACagctgagaaaaattgtttcctaaAATGTCCTGAGATTGAAATATATGAGGTAGAAAGGCTCACAAAGCAAGAGAGTACtgatttgtttattttgaaagCGTTTAATTGTCGGAATCCAAAAATTAAGCATTTGAAAATTATCACACAAGCAGTAACTATGGCTCCTTGGGTTCCATATACTTTGGAACTGATAGCTTCCTACTTTCGTGAAAAAAGTGCAGAACATTGTCAGCGTATATTAgatgaatatgaaaaaattccaaatgaaaaaaagaaacaagtgatagTTCAAATGATCTTTGATGCTTTGAGCTGTGATCAGAAGAAAATGTTAATTCATATTGCCTATAACCTCATTGGACAAGAAAAGGCAATAGTTGAAGACAGACTTCATCGTCTTTTTGGTGTTTGGGCAAAAGATGGTATTGACATGTTGCTTCATAAATCTCTTGTAAAGATTGATGAGCAAGGTCAGGTGACAATGCACCACTTGACACATAACATGGTAAAAGATATG GAGTATGGCAAAAAAGAAGACCAACCTGCATCAAATTATGGGAGCATGTGTGATTTGATGGAATTGGACAAAAAC GGGTATGTCATGGAAGAAATCCAACCTTCGTCTAATGATTACGAACCAATGGAATATGAATATCAAAATTGTTCTACCTCCTCTTCTTGA